From Hoplias malabaricus isolate fHopMal1 chromosome 11, fHopMal1.hap1, whole genome shotgun sequence, a single genomic window includes:
- the LOC136709499 gene encoding E3 ubiquitin-protein ligase TRIM35-like produces the protein MASKPFSEEDLSCPVCCDIFKDPVLLLCSHSVCKVCLQRFWETKGSRECPVCRRRSSLSDPPLNMALKNLCESYLQERSQRAAARSETLCSLHSEKLKLFCLDDQQLVCWVCQTSRKHTNHKLCPVDEVVTDCKERLKSALKPLQEKLEQFKECKLNWDQTAGHIKTQARLTERQIKKEFEELHQFLRDEEAARIAALREEEEQKSQRMKEKIEKISREISSLSDTVRAVEEQMSAEDVSFLQKYKSTLERARCTLQDPERLSGALLLVSNHLRNLKFTVWEKMQEIISFTPVTLDPNTAHHDLTVSDDLTSVRRSEKQQLSGLPERFDKCECVLGSEGLNSGTHCWEVDVGDSIHWGVGVMTELAQRKGDISFRNGVWCVAYCRSKYWATSTPQTSTVLSVSQKVQSVRVKLDWDEGKLSFSDALTNTHIHTFTHTFTDTLLPYFGVCKESSLKLLPVQSSFRLNQFS, from the exons ATGGCTTCTAAACCTTTCTCAGAGGAGGATCTCTCATGTCCTGTGTGCTGTGATATCTTCAAGGATCCTGTTCTTCTGCTCTGTagtcacagtgtgtgtaaagTCTGTCTGCAGAGGTTCTGGGAAACCAAAGGATCCAGAGAGTGTCCAGTTTGTAGAAGAAGATCTTCACTGAGTGATCCTCCTCTAAACATGGCTTTAAAGAACCTGTGTGAGAGTTATTTACAGGAGAGAAGTCAGAGAGCTGCAGCACGGTCCGAAACACTCTGCAGTCTGCACAGTGAGAAACTCAAACTCTTCTGTCTGGACGATCAGCAGCTGGTGTGTTGGGTGTGTCAGACttccagaaaacacaccaaccacAAGCTCTGCCCCGTGGATGAAGTTGTTACAGACTGCAAG GAGAGACTCAAGTCTGCTCTTAAGCCCCTGCAGGAGAAACTGGAGCAGTTTAAAGAGtgtaaacttaactgggatCAGACTGCAGGACATATAAAG ACTCAGGCTCGGCTCACAGAGAGGCAGATTAAGAAGGAGTTTGAGGAGCTCCACCAGTTTCTCCGAGATGAAGAGGCAGCCAGGATTGCTGCActgagggaggaagaggagcagaAGAGTCAGAGGATGAAGGAGAAGATCGAGAAGATCAGCAGAGAGATCTCGTCCCTTTCAGACACGGTCAGAGCCGTAGAAGAGCAGATGAGCGCCGAGGACGTCTCCTTCTTACAG AAGTACAAGTCCACTCTGGAGAG AGCTCGGTGCACACTGCAGGATCCAGAGAGGCTTTCAGGAGCACTGCTCCTTGTGAGCAACCACCTGAGAAACCTGAAGTTCACCGTCTGGGAGAAGATGCAGGAGATCATCAGCTTTA CTCCTGTGACTCTGGACCCCAACACTGCTCATCATGATCTCACTGTGTCCGATGATCTGACCAGTGTGAGACGCAGTGAGAAACAGCAGCTCTCTGGTCTTCCAGAGAGATttgataaatgtgagtgtgtcctGGGCTCTGAGGGGTTAAATTCAGGAACACACTGCTGGGAGGTTGATGTTGGAGACAGTATACACTGGGGTGTGGGAGTGATGACAGAGTTGGCTCAGAGAAAGGGAGACATATCCTTCAGGaatggagtgtggtgtgtagcGTATTGCAGGAGTAAATACTGGGCCACGTCAACACCACAGACATCTACTGTCCTCTCAGTGTCACAGAAGGTGCAGAGCGTCAGAGTGAAGCTGGACTGGGATGAAGGAAAACTCTCATTCTCTGATgctctcactaacacacacatacacactttcacacacacattcactgacacacttcTGCCGTACTTTGGTGTTTGCAAAGAGTCTTCTCTGAAGTTGCTCCCAGTGCAGAGCTCTTTCAGACTGAATCAGTTCAGTTAG